A genomic region of Ignavibacteria bacterium contains the following coding sequences:
- a CDS encoding glycosyltransferase, with product MLVPEELSSSASGSNHKKALQKILIKEKIFSQEKIEEIEAFAEREKLYFPKALLFYGYISRTDYEAVIRKAIPVGKVDLLIQEIDYELLMSFDQTYLQDRLICPFRRNGDYLYVAMLNPLDQEAIDYIYERVQTPLKIFYATDVDIQWVLHKAFGQELAESAVYSLFIEDERSSAIETFTLPQVISIAILGTLFIIGVAVDTSLTFTILMAVVNLLYLFSIGFKFVLTLAGARFELYEAVTQAEIRELHDEDLPVYSILLPVYKEPEVIETLIYALSQLDYPKDKLDIKILLEEDDFATINKIRNLNIPSIFECIVVPNMQPKTKPKACNYGLVFCRGEIVTIYDAEDIPEPDQLKKAIVGFKKFPEDVICIQAQLNYFNANENFLTKMFTLEYSYWFDYMLPGMDRLNVPIPLGGTSNHFIKDKLVELNAWDPFNVTEDADLGVRAYAKGYKVGTINSTTYEEANKRVRSWIRQRSRWVKGYMQTFLVHMRNPIELYRKIGFRGMFAFFLFIGGTPATFLINLPLWILFITWLIFRPQWISEIFPAWVLYISLFNLLIGNAMVVYMNMLAVFRRRLYGLVVYALLNPFYWILHSLGAYKALWQLIFKPFYWEKTTHGVTTVKKPEILRNV from the coding sequence ATGTTGGTGCCGGAAGAGCTTTCAAGCTCGGCATCTGGTTCCAATCATAAAAAGGCGTTACAAAAAATATTAATTAAAGAAAAGATTTTCTCGCAGGAGAAAATTGAAGAAATAGAGGCTTTTGCTGAGAGAGAAAAATTATACTTTCCTAAAGCTTTACTTTTCTATGGATATATTTCAAGAACGGATTATGAAGCTGTTATAAGAAAAGCAATTCCTGTTGGTAAAGTAGATTTATTAATTCAAGAGATAGATTATGAACTCTTAATGTCTTTTGATCAAACTTATTTACAGGATAGATTAATTTGTCCTTTCAGAAGGAATGGGGATTATCTTTACGTAGCGATGCTCAATCCACTTGATCAAGAAGCCATTGATTATATTTATGAACGGGTTCAAACACCGCTAAAAATTTTTTATGCAACTGATGTTGATATTCAATGGGTTTTACATAAAGCATTTGGCCAGGAATTAGCTGAAAGTGCAGTTTATAGTTTATTTATTGAAGATGAACGAAGTTCTGCTATAGAAACTTTCACACTTCCACAAGTTATTTCTATTGCAATACTCGGAACTCTGTTTATAATTGGTGTTGCAGTTGATACATCTTTGACGTTTACAATTTTAATGGCTGTTGTAAACCTTCTTTATCTATTTTCAATTGGATTTAAGTTTGTCTTAACTTTAGCGGGAGCAAGATTTGAGCTTTATGAAGCAGTGACGCAAGCTGAAATTAGAGAACTTCATGATGAAGATTTACCAGTTTACAGCATTTTACTTCCTGTCTATAAGGAACCAGAAGTAATAGAAACTTTAATATATGCATTAAGTCAACTTGATTATCCGAAAGATAAATTAGATATAAAAATTCTACTTGAAGAAGATGATTTTGCCACAATAAACAAAATCAGAAATTTGAATATTCCTTCGATATTTGAATGCATTGTTGTTCCAAATATGCAGCCCAAAACCAAACCCAAAGCTTGCAACTATGGGCTTGTATTCTGCAGAGGTGAAATTGTAACAATTTACGATGCTGAAGATATTCCTGAACCCGACCAACTTAAGAAGGCAATAGTTGGATTCAAAAAATTCCCGGAAGATGTAATCTGTATTCAAGCACAATTAAATTACTTCAATGCTAATGAGAATTTCTTGACCAAAATGTTCACGCTTGAATACTCTTATTGGTTTGATTATATGTTACCAGGTATGGATAGATTAAATGTTCCTATTCCATTAGGAGGGACAAGTAATCACTTTATTAAAGATAAACTTGTTGAGCTAAATGCATGGGATCCATTCAATGTGACCGAAGACGCTGATCTTGGAGTTAGAGCTTATGCAAAAGGTTATAAAGTTGGAACTATTAATTCTACTACATACGAAGAAGCTAATAAAAGAGTTAGAAGCTGGATACGTCAAAGATCACGATGGGTTAAAGGTTATATGCAAACATTCCTCGTGCATATGAGAAATCCGATTGAGTTGTACAGAAAAATTGGTTTCAGAGGTATGTTTGCTTTCTTCCTCTTTATTGGTGGAACTCCTGCAACATTTTTAATCAACTTGCCTTTATGGATTTTATTTATAACATGGCTAATTTTCCGACCACAATGGATTTCGGAAATTTTCCCTGCATGGGTTTTATATATTTCTTTGTTCAATTTATTAATAGGAAACGCGATGGTTGTTTATATGAATATGCTTGCAGTCTTTAGAAGAAGATTATACGGACTTGTGGTTTATGCCTTGTTAAATCCATTTTATTGGATTTTGCATTCACTTGGTGCCTATAAAGCGTTATGGCAATTAATTTTTAAACCGTTCTACTGGGAAAAAACTACTCATGGTGTAACTACAGTCAAAAAACCAGAAATATTGAGAAATGTATAA
- the rlmD gene encoding 23S rRNA (uracil(1939)-C(5))-methyltransferase RlmD: protein MNIKKNELIVVRSEKMISQGKCLGKLDGKIVLIENCLPDELVEARVIKVKKDYLEVKAEKILEPSPFRIEPRCKYFGLCGGCKLQDLEYQEQLRIKKNFVEEALKRIGRISDFSINDVIGCETQYFYRNKIEFSFAKRWLFESEIYNEREKQFALGFHIPKQYEKVINIDECYLQSDYSNKVKNFVGEFLFRKNSTIHSLKNKDGLLKALVIREAKNTDGKLVALVTTRFERELIYELGNELKINFPETSTFVNVLSSPDLSSTLPFDFKVIFGEGYITERLFNYEFEIYPNTFFQTNTNQAEKLFGVVKKYIESNFDDSKKNNSILIDLYSGVGVIGIIFSKYFKEVLSFEDIKESVEAAKKNASKNQVSNIHFFQKNLNEGFTISSEYLSKNITLIADPPRAGMSEKTIEAILKIKPEKIIYISCNPDTQARDLVKFKNDYSIELIQPVDMFPQTYHIENIVILKIFS, encoded by the coding sequence ATGAACATAAAGAAAAATGAATTAATTGTAGTTCGTTCGGAAAAGATGATTAGTCAAGGTAAATGTTTGGGCAAGTTAGATGGTAAAATTGTACTAATTGAAAATTGTTTACCTGACGAGCTTGTAGAAGCAAGAGTTATTAAAGTAAAGAAAGATTATTTAGAAGTAAAGGCCGAAAAAATTTTGGAGCCCTCTCCATTTAGAATTGAGCCTAGATGTAAATATTTTGGATTATGTGGTGGATGTAAGTTACAGGATTTGGAATATCAAGAACAGTTAAGAATAAAAAAGAATTTTGTTGAAGAAGCATTGAAAAGAATTGGACGAATATCTGATTTTAGTATCAATGATGTAATTGGATGTGAAACACAATACTTTTACAGAAATAAAATAGAATTTTCATTTGCAAAACGCTGGTTATTTGAAAGTGAAATCTACAATGAAAGAGAAAAACAATTTGCTCTTGGATTTCATATCCCTAAGCAATATGAAAAAGTTATAAATATTGATGAATGTTATCTTCAATCTGATTATTCGAATAAAGTAAAAAACTTTGTCGGAGAATTTTTATTTAGAAAAAATAGTACAATTCATTCATTAAAAAATAAAGATGGTTTACTAAAAGCTCTCGTGATCAGAGAAGCTAAAAACACTGATGGGAAATTAGTCGCTTTGGTAACAACTCGCTTCGAAAGAGAATTAATTTATGAACTGGGAAATGAATTAAAAATAAATTTCCCTGAAACAAGTACTTTCGTAAATGTTTTAAGCAGTCCAGATTTAAGCTCAACTTTACCTTTTGATTTCAAAGTTATTTTCGGAGAAGGGTACATTACCGAAAGATTATTTAATTATGAATTTGAGATTTATCCTAATACATTTTTTCAAACTAACACAAATCAGGCAGAAAAATTATTCGGTGTTGTAAAAAAATATATTGAGTCGAATTTTGATGATAGTAAGAAAAATAATTCAATATTAATTGACTTATATAGCGGTGTCGGTGTAATCGGGATAATTTTTTCTAAGTATTTCAAAGAAGTTTTATCATTTGAAGATATAAAAGAATCAGTTGAAGCTGCAAAGAAAAATGCATCTAAGAATCAAGTTTCTAATATTCATTTCTTTCAAAAGAATTTAAATGAAGGCTTCACAATATCAAGCGAATATTTATCGAAAAATATTACTTTGATAGCTGACCCACCTCGAGCAGGAATGAGCGAAAAAACTATTGAAGCAATCTTAAAAATAAAACCAGAAAAAATAATTTATATAAGTTGTAATCCTGATACCCAAGCTCGTGATTTAGTTAAATTTAAAAATGATTATTCAATTGAATTGATCCAACCAGTTGATATGTTCCCTCAAACTTACCATATAGAAAATATTGTGATACTCAAAATTTTTTCATAA
- a CDS encoding T9SS type A sorting domain-containing protein, which produces MISLFIFSVIFPNSVKAQGNSCDLSNFVTYTQGGWGNKGGKLCNGVTFITVKQIETGAEISKGDGTNKLGANTTFTFPNGKSVVIHTSCSQPIYIGMRVSSDGFTYEITQLTTIPSSSVNPGNIRDLYFSEVFPSGLQVGGNYTLKLTSAKAVENFLPQGGSPKALDKNYIDPKSTKAGVFAGQVVALKLNVAFSDAGKIGTGSVKLGELIVNAGPLAGKTVYEVLNLANIALGGGTTSYTITQLNEAVTAINENFDGGKVNKNYLRCPDLPQLGSLSGTVFFDVNGNGVFDLGEFGLPNVKVYLFSNSILIDSTLTDASGFYKFSNLNAGNYSIQVIDPYLLVLTTPPNPRNVSLTSGENKININFGYKCGQQLAKISGYVYVDANKNGVKDAGESPLANVTIKLYDENGAIINTTTTNASGFYEFSGLIPGFYTVEEIDPDMYRSTTPNYINITLSSGQNSQNNNFGDILSADICGLVFNDENGDGIKQPSELGIADVLIELYEMPSGNFVASTVTGVNGEYCFPYLIPNTYKIKEHDLPGYISTTPNEISLTVNQGDKSYNNNFGDKIHTIQKGSIGDFVWNDLNKNGIQDPNEPGMANVIVKLYDCNNNWIKEITTDANGFYKFDSLNPGSYQILVQLPNGFTFSPVNQGSDDTKDSDIDPLTWKSHCINLMSGQNLTSVDAGMYALPTCSIGDRVWNDLNKNGIQDPFEPGVPNIKVKLIDCSNSNVVQTITTNSNGNYLFTNVVSGTYKLKFYDLPSGWQFTSKDVGSNDLIDSDVDPSTGMTVCFPIDVFNCDSNSTRWDAGIYFEAPQLYCSIGDKVWDDLNKNGIQDPNEPGVSNITVKLFSCSTSIPIDVKITNAQGNYKFDNVPAGNYYIKFENLPTGYVFTVKDAGSNDLLDSDVDPLTGKTACFPIDPQNCDSNSIRWDAGIYLCPPTYEVSGMVFNDVNGNGIKDFGEVGIPNVLIKLWGTSANLIATTLTNTQGMFKFTGVVPGDYHVQEIDPPGYVSTTPNSFFITVAGSNVSNILFGDKVKPQPEPCDLTKYKTYTQDQWCLEPARSLLLTKFSQVFSSGMKIGDAGSPYSITFTNANALLSFLPQIGSPGALNMSYINPTSTTAGQFAGNVASLALNIALNDSGFLGSTSTTKLGNLVVASGPLKDYKVYEVLLLANKALGGGTTPFSIQTLNDVVSSINYNFACDCNYGYLTCPPPPDSCGGGFDAGVESNANLADLLLQRLTKIEYGMTTKILKNSRFVFKGSFGLQEIFPQVGPMGSRPVETTPFDILGISNATSAYAVDYNLSLAKGDVRVASVFATTTNPPYIYEHTKAICDRLINAELDYISQVKIDNHYFFASVLDKVEEGVKDYTIHFSIYEVGNRYLVDSRWLIEEYDVPSSANNVYNFQVWGNNFQNAIYLTELILEQFKAKGQVEYLNSNPIAPSLVYVKKGKYNHNGTIELIINNEQVVSDNITIRFKAREIQGGDRNEFVRIYQINPGLNTLIINTGILSDANVYISSTNGFKDEIFVSGGAYTYLNGSSSRVDEFITNTFVNPNLSSLPKESMVLSGGARVRGQLGDWITIFRSLTANTAPYDLSDYDAVRITIHGYGKVQLRLEQDGIKNFDFHIKQLTLDGSEQTITIPFNEFKQMSGNSKLDPRLIRKISLMILKTDNPSMTNVDIEIKNIAFLKNHSDENTGVEIPKEFKLSQNYPNPFNPSTLIEYSVAKPEHITIKVYNVLGKEVATLVDEMKEPGVYSVRFDASNLSSGIYFYKLQSESYNAVKKMILQK; this is translated from the coding sequence ATGATCTCACTATTCATCTTTTCCGTCATTTTCCCCAATTCTGTTAAAGCTCAAGGTAATTCCTGTGATTTGAGCAATTTCGTTACATACACTCAGGGTGGCTGGGGAAATAAAGGAGGGAAACTCTGCAATGGTGTAACTTTTATTACAGTAAAACAAATTGAAACTGGTGCAGAGATTTCTAAAGGAGATGGAACAAATAAATTAGGAGCTAATACAACTTTTACTTTTCCGAACGGAAAATCGGTTGTAATTCACACCTCATGTTCTCAGCCTATCTACATTGGAATGAGAGTTTCATCAGATGGATTTACTTATGAGATAACTCAATTAACAACTATCCCGTCTTCATCGGTAAATCCTGGGAATATTAGAGATTTATATTTTTCAGAAGTATTTCCTTCTGGACTACAAGTTGGGGGAAATTATACTCTTAAACTAACAAGCGCTAAAGCAGTTGAAAACTTTTTACCACAAGGTGGATCTCCTAAAGCACTTGACAAAAACTACATAGATCCCAAAAGCACTAAAGCTGGTGTTTTTGCTGGTCAGGTAGTAGCTCTCAAACTAAATGTCGCTTTTAGCGATGCTGGTAAAATTGGTACTGGTTCAGTTAAACTTGGTGAATTAATTGTTAATGCCGGTCCTCTTGCTGGTAAAACAGTCTATGAAGTTTTAAATCTTGCAAATATTGCCTTAGGAGGTGGAACCACTTCTTACACCATCACTCAATTAAATGAAGCAGTAACTGCAATAAACGAAAACTTTGATGGTGGAAAGGTAAACAAGAATTATTTAAGATGTCCTGATTTACCTCAACTTGGATCACTTTCAGGCACTGTATTTTTCGATGTAAATGGTAATGGAGTTTTTGACCTAGGTGAATTCGGATTACCCAATGTCAAAGTATATTTGTTTTCAAATTCAATCTTAATTGATTCGACATTAACAGATGCATCAGGCTTTTATAAATTTTCTAATTTAAATGCCGGGAACTATAGCATACAGGTTATTGATCCTTACTTATTAGTTCTTACAACTCCACCTAATCCTAGAAACGTATCTCTTACAAGTGGTGAAAATAAGATTAACATAAATTTTGGTTATAAATGTGGTCAACAACTTGCAAAGATTTCCGGTTATGTTTATGTCGACGCAAATAAAAACGGAGTAAAAGATGCAGGAGAATCACCACTAGCAAATGTGACAATTAAATTATACGACGAAAATGGTGCGATCATTAATACGACTACAACAAATGCAAGTGGATTTTATGAATTTTCAGGACTAATTCCTGGTTTTTATACAGTTGAAGAAATTGACCCTGATATGTATCGAAGCACTACTCCTAATTATATCAACATAACTCTTTCCTCAGGTCAGAATTCTCAGAACAATAATTTTGGGGATATTCTATCAGCAGATATCTGTGGATTAGTATTTAACGATGAGAATGGTGATGGAATAAAACAACCATCAGAACTTGGAATTGCTGATGTTTTGATAGAATTGTATGAAATGCCTTCAGGAAACTTTGTCGCCTCTACAGTCACTGGCGTTAATGGTGAATATTGCTTCCCATACTTAATTCCTAATACTTATAAGATTAAAGAACACGATTTGCCCGGTTATATTAGCACTACCCCAAATGAAATTTCTTTAACTGTTAATCAAGGTGACAAAAGTTACAATAATAACTTTGGTGATAAAATTCATACCATTCAAAAAGGTTCAATCGGTGATTTTGTCTGGAATGATTTAAATAAAAACGGCATTCAAGATCCTAATGAACCAGGAATGGCGAATGTTATAGTTAAACTTTACGATTGCAACAACAACTGGATCAAAGAAATTACTACAGATGCAAATGGCTTCTATAAGTTTGACAGCTTAAATCCAGGTTCATACCAAATCTTAGTACAATTACCAAATGGATTTACTTTCTCACCAGTAAATCAAGGCTCTGATGATACTAAGGATTCAGATATTGATCCATTAACCTGGAAATCTCATTGCATCAATTTAATGAGTGGACAAAACTTAACCAGCGTTGATGCAGGTATGTATGCTCTACCTACTTGTTCAATTGGCGACAGAGTATGGAATGATCTCAACAAAAATGGTATACAGGATCCATTTGAACCTGGAGTACCAAATATTAAAGTTAAGCTAATTGATTGTTCCAATTCAAATGTCGTTCAAACCATAACAACAAATTCAAATGGAAATTATCTATTCACAAATGTTGTGTCAGGAACATACAAGTTGAAATTTTATGACTTACCGAGTGGTTGGCAATTCACATCAAAAGATGTCGGTTCAAATGATTTAATTGATTCAGATGTCGACCCATCAACTGGTATGACCGTTTGCTTCCCAATCGATGTTTTCAATTGTGATAGTAATTCAACTCGTTGGGATGCTGGAATTTATTTTGAAGCTCCGCAACTCTATTGCTCAATCGGTGATAAAGTTTGGGATGATTTGAACAAGAATGGCATTCAGGATCCAAACGAACCAGGAGTATCAAACATCACGGTGAAGTTATTCTCCTGCTCAACATCAATCCCAATCGATGTAAAAATTACTAATGCTCAAGGAAATTATAAGTTTGATAATGTCCCTGCAGGAAATTATTACATTAAATTTGAAAATCTTCCTACGGGTTATGTTTTCACCGTTAAAGATGCTGGTTCTAATGATTTATTGGATTCCGATGTTGATCCATTAACAGGAAAAACTGCTTGCTTCCCAATTGATCCACAGAATTGTGACAGCAATTCAATACGCTGGGATGCTGGTATTTATTTGTGCCCGCCTACCTATGAAGTTAGCGGAATGGTATTTAATGATGTCAATGGAAATGGAATTAAAGATTTTGGTGAAGTTGGAATTCCTAATGTTCTAATCAAATTGTGGGGTACATCTGCTAATTTAATTGCAACCACTTTGACTAATACACAAGGTATGTTCAAATTTACAGGTGTTGTTCCTGGTGATTATCATGTGCAAGAGATAGATCCTCCAGGATATGTTAGTACAACACCAAATTCGTTCTTCATAACAGTTGCTGGTTCTAATGTAAGCAATATACTTTTTGGTGATAAAGTTAAACCACAGCCTGAACCATGTGACCTAACAAAATATAAGACTTATACTCAAGATCAGTGGTGCCTCGAACCAGCAAGATCATTATTACTTACAAAATTCTCTCAAGTATTTTCATCTGGAATGAAAATAGGCGATGCTGGTTCACCATATTCAATAACATTTACAAACGCTAATGCTCTGCTTTCATTCTTACCACAAATTGGCTCACCTGGAGCTCTTAATATGAGCTACATAAATCCAACTTCAACAACTGCTGGCCAATTTGCTGGTAATGTTGCATCATTAGCATTGAATATTGCATTGAATGATTCCGGCTTCCTTGGCTCTACTTCTACAACTAAACTTGGTAATCTTGTCGTTGCATCAGGTCCATTGAAAGATTACAAAGTCTATGAAGTTCTATTACTTGCAAATAAGGCACTCGGTGGTGGTACAACTCCATTCTCCATCCAGACATTAAACGATGTAGTCAGTTCAATTAATTACAACTTTGCATGCGATTGCAACTATGGATATTTGACCTGCCCGCCTCCACCAGATTCTTGCGGCGGTGGATTTGACGCTGGCGTTGAATCTAATGCAAATCTTGCTGACCTGTTACTACAAAGATTAACCAAGATAGAATATGGAATGACAACAAAGATTCTTAAGAATTCAAGATTTGTTTTCAAAGGTTCATTTGGATTACAAGAAATTTTCCCACAGGTTGGTCCAATGGGTTCCAGACCGGTTGAAACAACTCCATTCGATATTCTTGGAATTTCAAATGCAACTTCAGCTTATGCAGTTGACTACAACCTCTCACTTGCTAAGGGTGATGTAAGAGTTGCGAGCGTATTCGCAACAACTACAAATCCGCCATATATCTATGAACATACAAAAGCAATTTGTGACAGATTGATAAACGCTGAGCTGGATTATATTTCTCAGGTTAAGATCGATAACCACTACTTCTTTGCTTCAGTACTTGATAAGGTTGAAGAAGGAGTAAAAGATTATACAATTCATTTCAGCATCTATGAAGTTGGTAACCGATATTTGGTTGACTCGAGATGGTTAATTGAAGAATATGATGTTCCTTCAAGTGCAAACAATGTTTACAACTTCCAGGTTTGGGGTAACAATTTCCAGAATGCTATCTATCTAACTGAATTGATACTTGAACAATTTAAGGCAAAAGGACAAGTTGAATATCTAAATAGCAATCCAATTGCTCCATCATTGGTTTATGTGAAAAAAGGTAAATACAACCACAATGGTACCATCGAATTGATTATAAATAATGAACAGGTTGTTTCTGACAATATCACAATTAGATTTAAAGCTCGTGAAATTCAAGGTGGTGATAGAAATGAATTTGTGAGAATATATCAGATCAATCCTGGCTTGAACACATTAATTATTAATACAGGCATTCTCTCAGACGCAAATGTTTATATCTCATCCACCAATGGATTTAAAGATGAAATCTTTGTGAGCGGTGGTGCTTATACTTACTTAAATGGCAGTTCATCCAGAGTTGATGAATTTATAACAAATACATTCGTCAATCCTAACCTGAGCTCATTGCCAAAAGAATCAATGGTTCTGAGCGGTGGTGCAAGAGTTCGTGGACAGCTCGGCGATTGGATTACAATATTCCGTTCGCTCACTGCCAACACTGCACCTTATGATTTAAGTGATTACGATGCAGTTAGAATTACAATTCACGGATATGGAAAAGTTCAGCTTAGATTAGAGCAAGATGGTATAAAGAATTTCGATTTCCACATAAAGCAACTTACTCTTGATGGTTCTGAGCAAACAATTACAATTCCATTCAATGAATTCAAACAGATGAGTGGAAATAGTAAACTTGATCCAAGATTAATCAGAAAGATTTCGCTGATGATACTCAAGACCGATAATCCATCAATGACAAATGTAGATATTGAGATTAAGAACATTGCGTTCTTAAAGAATCACAGCGATGAAAATACTGGTGTTGAGATACCAAAAGAATTCAAACTTTCTCAGAACTATCCAAACCCGTTCAATCCAAGTACATTGATTGAATACTCGGTTGCAAAACCAGAACACATAACTATAAAAGTGTATAATGTTTTAGGTAAAGAGGTTGCAACACTTGTTGATGAAATGAAAGAACCAGGTGTCTATTCAGTAAGATTTGATGCAAGCAATCTAAGCTCAGGAATATACTTCTACAAGTTACAGAGTGAATCTTACAATGCTGTGAAGAAGATGATTTTGCAGAAGTAA
- a CDS encoding MFS transporter: MKPEKRNPWLWVPSLYFAEGIPYIVVMTVSVIMYKRLGVSNTDIALYTSWLYLPWVIKPLWSPIVDLLKTKRFWIILMQFIIAIGLGGVALTIPLPTFFQYTLLFFWLLAFSSATHDIAADGFYMLGLNQHEQAFFVGIRSTFYRLAMITGQGLLVILAGYVESHTGLSPVEINVISKPNYVNQIVLPDTNLVLTETDQLIVKSSAEFLEIGTQPRLKAEVDSIVNIIKQWNLKNGFYSVEKSNSQTNVQHNEPSWWDKNIAKPLENFLRENFGEKKPVVKRSDYTGNIGIIYFYLTKKPDKEYILHFGREKGDNSINLIEGSRFIFNESNWNKPAFAVIQLDPKLNYQTTAVFQVRSGDIPFAWKVTFLVLAGMFLIFFVYHFFILPYPKDDKPVIQDPSKNFFTEFFRTFVLFFKKRGIVAALGFLLFYRFAEAQLVKMASPFLLDIREAGGLALTTGQVGFVYGTVGIISLTLGGLLGGFVAAKKGLKYWLWWMVAAINLPDFVYVYLSQTLPDNFWIINACVAIEQFGYGFGFTAYMLFMIYISEGEHKTAHFAITTGIMALGMMIPGMFSGWLQEIIGYKNFFIWVCLATIPSFLVVKFVKVDPEFGKKKEKD, from the coding sequence ATGAAACCAGAAAAAAGGAATCCCTGGTTGTGGGTTCCTTCTCTTTATTTTGCTGAAGGAATTCCATACATCGTTGTGATGACAGTCTCTGTAATAATGTACAAGCGTTTAGGTGTATCAAACACTGATATCGCATTGTATACGAGCTGGCTGTATCTTCCCTGGGTTATTAAACCTCTGTGGAGTCCAATTGTAGATTTATTAAAGACCAAGAGATTCTGGATCATTTTAATGCAATTTATTATTGCTATTGGACTTGGAGGAGTTGCCTTAACTATTCCATTACCGACATTTTTCCAGTATACACTTTTGTTTTTCTGGCTTCTTGCTTTCAGTTCTGCCACTCACGATATCGCAGCTGATGGATTTTATATGCTTGGTTTGAATCAGCATGAACAAGCTTTTTTTGTTGGTATCCGAAGTACATTTTATCGACTTGCGATGATTACAGGTCAGGGTTTGCTGGTTATACTTGCAGGTTATGTGGAAAGTCATACAGGCTTATCTCCAGTTGAAATAAATGTGATTTCAAAACCGAATTATGTAAATCAAATTGTTTTACCTGATACAAATTTGGTTTTAACTGAAACAGATCAATTGATAGTTAAATCCTCAGCTGAATTTCTTGAAATTGGAACTCAACCAAGACTTAAAGCTGAAGTTGATTCAATAGTTAATATAATTAAACAATGGAACTTAAAGAACGGTTTTTATTCTGTAGAAAAGTCAAACTCTCAAACTAATGTTCAACACAATGAACCTTCCTGGTGGGATAAAAATATTGCCAAACCACTTGAAAATTTTTTGCGAGAAAATTTTGGTGAAAAGAAGCCAGTTGTAAAAAGATCTGATTATACTGGAAATATTGGAATTATTTATTTCTATCTAACTAAGAAGCCAGACAAAGAATATATACTTCATTTTGGTCGAGAAAAAGGTGATAACAGCATTAATTTAATTGAAGGTTCAAGATTTATTTTTAATGAAAGTAACTGGAATAAACCTGCCTTTGCAGTTATTCAACTTGATCCGAAATTAAATTATCAGACAACAGCTGTTTTTCAGGTTCGATCAGGAGACATTCCATTTGCCTGGAAAGTAACTTTTTTGGTTCTTGCAGGAATGTTTTTAATTTTCTTTGTTTATCACTTTTTCATTCTGCCTTATCCTAAGGATGATAAACCAGTTATTCAAGATCCATCGAAAAATTTCTTCACCGAATTTTTCAGAACATTTGTCTTATTCTTTAAGAAAAGAGGAATTGTTGCTGCACTTGGATTTCTATTGTTTTATAGATTTGCTGAAGCTCAGTTGGTGAAAATGGCTTCTCCATTTTTACTTGATATTAGAGAGGCTGGGGGATTAGCATTAACAACAGGGCAAGTTGGTTTTGTATATGGAACAGTTGGAATAATTTCTTTAACACTCGGCGGCTTACTTGGCGGATTTGTCGCTGCTAAGAAAGGATTGAAATACTGGTTGTGGTGGATGGTTGCTGCAATAAATCTTCCAGATTTTGTTTATGTCTATCTTTCTCAAACTCTTCCTGATAATTTCTGGATAATTAATGCTTGCGTTGCAATTGAGCAATTTGGATATGGATTTGGATTTACTGCTTATATGCTATTTATGATTTACATATCCGAAGGGGAACATAAGACTGCACATTTTGCAATTACAACTGGCATTATGGCTTTAGGTATGATGATACCAGGAATGTTTAGTGGATGGCTGCAGGAAATTATTGGTTATAAGAATTTCTTTATCTGGGTTTGTCTTGCAACTATACCTTCATTTCTTGTCGTCAAATTTGTAAAAGTTGATCCAGAATTTGGTAAGAAGAAAGAAAAAGATTAA